AATTGGATACATTCCGCACATATTGCCGTAACGCCGTAGGCGTAGCCTGTAATGGTCGAAAACGACGTTTCCTCCCACTTCGTAGAAGCCGCTCCCTTCCCGGGAATGGCTTCTTTTTTTATGTGCGCGTTGCCGCTTCGAATGACGCCGGGTGTTCCGCTCGGCGACCTTACAATTCGATACAATCGACACACACTCACGCAAAAGCGCTCCGACATCAATCGCCTTGCGTGAAATCGCGCTCCTTACGCAGGCGCATTTCCACGTTCCCGCGCGAGTGCGCCACGTTTTCAAACACGGAGGGATGGCTCCCGATGGACAAAGCCTACAAGAAAGAGTGCTATACGGCACTCATTGCCTTTGGGGTGGTAGCGTTCTTAACGCATATTTTCCCCTTATATTTCCTGTTTCCCGGATTGACTGAGATGGTTTGGTTCGGGTTTCCGGCACACTACCTGTTGACAATCGTTCTCGGCTGGCTGGTGTTGATCCCGCTCTATTGGGTCTACATCGAGGTCAGCGAAAAGATCGACGCCGAGATCGCGGAGACGAGCTCCGCCGCCACGTCCCTCGACAAGGGCTACGGCGCGGGCAAGTCGGCGCGCGTGCCGGGAGGAGCGGAATAATGAAGACCCTGATTGCACTCCTGGTGCTGGCGGCAGGCTTGCCGACCGCGGCACTGGCGCAGACGGCGGCTCCGGCAGCCGAGCAGAACTTCTATCGGTTCGAACCGACCAGCATGCTGTCGACCCTCGGCATCATCTACACCGTCATCATGGTCGTCGTGTTCCTGTACGTGGGCTGGATCGCCAAACGCCGCACCGCGACGAGCGACGACTATTTCGCGGCAGGACGCAATGTCGGCGGCCTCACGAACGGCCTGGCGATGACGTCGAACTACATGAGCCTTGCGACCTTCCTCGGCTTCACCGCACTCATCTGGAGCCTGCAGTTCTATCTCGTCGCCATCGTGCTGAGCTTCCTCGGCGGCTTCGTGATGATCTCGATCTGCATCGCCCCCAGCCTCAGGCGCTGGGGCAAGTACACCAGCATGCAGTTCATCGGTGAACGCTTTGGCGGGACTGCCAAGGTCATCGCCGTGATCTGCATGATCCTGCTCGCCCAGCTCTACCTGATCGGGCAGATGAAGGGCGTCGGCAACGTCTTCCAGGTGATGTTCCACATCGACTACACCACCGGCCTGATCGCCGGCGGCCTGATCGTCACCGCCTACGTCACCATCGGCGGCATGTACGGCATGTCGTACAACCAGACCCTGCAGGCGATCATCATGGGCATCGCGCTCCTGGTGCCGACGGCGCTGATCCTGTGGAACCTGGGCGCCGGCCCGGCAAGCGTGTTTCCGCCGTTCGGATATGCGCGGCTGGTTCCGGACATGGTGGCCGCCATGCCCTCCTACTTCGATCCGTTCGTGACGGCCGGCGGCACGGTGCCGATGAGCTTCAAGTTCTACACCGGCGTCATGCTGTCGATCGCGTTTGGCACCATCGGTCTGCCGCATATTGCCATGCGCTTCTTCACGGCGCCGTCGGTGCGCAACGCGAAAGTCTCGGTGTTGTGGGGCATCGT
This Rhodospirillales bacterium DNA region includes the following protein-coding sequences:
- a CDS encoding cation acetate symporter, whose amino-acid sequence is MKTLIALLVLAAGLPTAALAQTAAPAAEQNFYRFEPTSMLSTLGIIYTVIMVVVFLYVGWIAKRRTATSDDYFAAGRNVGGLTNGLAMTSNYMSLATFLGFTALIWSLQFYLVAIVLSFLGGFVMISICIAPSLRRWGKYTSMQFIGERFGGTAKVIAVICMILLAQLYLIGQMKGVGNVFQVMFHIDYTTGLIAGGLIVTAYVTIGGMYGMSYNQTLQAIIMGIALLVPTALILWNLGAGPASVFPPFGYARLVPDMVAAMPSYFDPFVTAGGTVPMSFKFYTGVMLSIAFGTIGLPHIAMRFFTAPSVRNAKVSVLWGIVFVGIVFFTTFAIGFAAKLYTVRELNPQGLQIAKDQADLLVVVMSQAFTPSWIAALPVAGALAAGMSTIAGLLMVIGTGLGNDIYSTVVPNATENRRVKAGFFFTALGGIVTILLALNPPDFLLTSVIWAFVVAASTFTPVLILGIWWKGANTYGAIAGMVIGGILSIVLWWNKGTLFGVTLLDAGPLSNLVTALFSFSANWFLVVVVSLLTGGEKDERILREVDRIHGWKNYDPRRYAGKTFALSTGAIALLLMIWSAMPNVVPEAAQASMDRTAAQASLQQAAPKVAVAQK